The stretch of DNA CTGCTGGAATTGTTTCTGAGCCATCCCCGGCAGATGTTTCCCCGCAGCGAAATTGGCGATCGCCTGTGGACCCTAGATGACGACATTCCCAGTGACGCAACGGTCAAAAGCCACATCCGCAGCATTCGCCGCAAGCTAGAACAGGTGGGTGCTGACGATGTGATTCAAACCCACTACGGGCAGGGCTACTGCTTGAACCCGGTCTACGACCCTGTCGTCCGCTCAGCTCAGGGTAAAACACCCAAGCCAGAACTGCCGTTGGACGGTATTACCGCCAACATCTGGCAGGAGTTGATGACGGCCAATGCGCGCCTACAGCAGGAAATTGAGTACCGCCGACAGGTTGAGTCTCAGCTGAGACGTTCAGAATTGATGCTGCGCACCGCTCAGCGGGTCGCGCAAATTGGCTGCTGGGAGGTGGACCTTCACACGCGAGAAATCTACTGGACTGAGGAGTTATTTCTGATCCACGGTCTCTCTCCCGAGGGGCCAACCCCCAGTTACGAAGAATCCTTAACCCTGATCCATCCCGATGACCGACAACTCCATGCAGAGGCCATCTATGGCCCGGCCAGTCGAGGCGAAGCCTTTGAAGCCAACCTGCGGATTGTTCGGGCCAACGATGGTCAGGTTCGCTACATCAACGCCCGAGGGGGGCCGCTTTTCGATGCAGACGGAAAAGTGATCAAGCTAACAGGAACAACCTTTGATATAACTCGGTGGGTTGTTGACAAAAAATTGCCGTCACAAACGCTTTGATTGAATTCGTTTTTTGGCTTTCAAAAAAAATCTGGATACCTGGCCTCAAAACCCATAAAATTAAACCAGTGTGTTGGCTGAGGTCTGCCCTCCAGCCGATGCCTGCTGCTCCAGGTTCCCCCATGAAAAAGCGCTGTCTTCCCACCTACCTCATTCTCAGGAACATCGTATTAATCCTGGTCGGGGTAGCGAGTAGCGTAGTGGTTACCGCAGAACTTCACG from Leptolyngbya sp. KIOST-1 encodes:
- a CDS encoding response regulator transcription factor; protein product: MKILLVSSDNVLQHQLQQSLCHHNLITDAASDGQEAWDLLQAFVYDVVLLEAQLPGVDGLSLCRHLRDAGNPVLIVLIIEPAVSEACLQGLDSGADACLPKPIPVPELLAHLRALARRGGRRANPKLTWGPLLLDPVAQRITCQGQDLKLNRKEYQLLELFLSHPRQMFPRSEIGDRLWTLDDDIPSDATVKSHIRSIRRKLEQVGADDVIQTHYGQGYCLNPVYDPVVRSAQGKTPKPELPLDGITANIWQELMTANARLQQEIEYRRQVESQLRRSELMLRTAQRVAQIGCWEVDLHTREIYWTEELFLIHGLSPEGPTPSYEESLTLIHPDDRQLHAEAIYGPASRGEAFEANLRIVRANDGQVRYINARGGPLFDADGKVIKLTGTTFDITRWVVDKKLPSQTL